The sequence CAGCAGCACATTTTTTTCCATCTTCAGAGCATTTTCGGCGTAAATCTTCATCACAAATGGGATTCGACAGGAAGGACAGCTGCTTTCGGCGTTATTTTACGGCAGGAATGTATTCCTAGGCGTCCAACGCTAGGAATTTCACAATATTGGATTTTTCGACACTTCTATAAGTATATTTGGGCGGTTTTCCTGCAGTCACCAGTCGAAATTTTCCACACAACAAGCTCCCAAAGTACAAAACACTTCCGCACGTAATGTTGAAACATCAGCTCAGCACTGACTGAAAAATGAAGACAgaatttaacttttttttcagtTGGCTGCCATGCACTAGGGGTGTAACGGAAAATGAATAAGTTCCACATTTTTCAGGGTACAGTGAAAAGATATTATTTACTGCTCATAAAAAAATTACTCTTCCActcatttttggtcgcaacgaaaaatacgcgccagatagtcgcctaaggaaaacatacctccagaaaaaaagctatgtacttttaaaatttggtcACCATTCCGtcggtgaatgcttggatagcacatgctatttgtactgcggagaatttttcacatctatgagagccttggaaaatgatcacgaaagttgtcattgtTGTCaggcgacaatctttatcttgtaactaaaatatcttttgtacagTGACATGTGGGGGCATTTAGCACTTGGTTCAGCCGAGGGTTCAGcgctgggtggtgcgaatagaatcgatttggatgtcaaactgaagccaaaatgtATTGTGCCGGagcaaaacattgaagattgtggttatgtttgtTTTAGATCTTAtgttgagaagtattgttatttattggagaaaaaataaaaataaacttatagtgagttttgtattttttgtaacaaatattttcagtggaaaattagtagtaatgcaactaaaaagcactcgttacgaaatttcacgagattcagcagctgattggagcaggaatgtatgtaaaccatcgcaAAGTCatgtacacccaaaaaaatctgcacgttgtttccacctgaaaaagtacgtatattttttccacctgaaattcacgtaactattatctgattttttgatagaattttcattctacgtgaaaatcaggtaagttctacttaagttttgaatagaattcaccggacacgtaagtttcacctgaattttctgaagcatttggagttacgtgtgcacgtaaaatgtacctgaaaattcaggtggaaactagaaatactacaataagagatcggcgaagacgccatcttgtttccaatcgaaccgtcaaaagcggttccaattcgacttgtttacattttgcatccataagaagcaagcaaaaagttcaagtgctgccagacttattttcacgatttcatgcattttcatacgttgccatttcgacagtttttcactccgccggtctctggttatagggttgctagtggaaacaacgtttagattatttggagtgtagagtctcgcgcatttgtgcgccctcatgcagctgcagcatggaaagagaaactCAAAGagtgggaaatgtttgacagccaagtaactgcaaaataattttgcctatggGAGCGATCAAAATATCCCCCCACTCGCTAGAGAActgaaaagcggctctatccgcagtacCAAGGTCCAGAGGGGAGACAACGGATTTGTTTTTCATATGTAGTTgggcaagtatgacagtaccttcttatttggcgcataaatttatatttCAATGTCAAAATGCTTCTATACTACCATGAATTGTCgtggtatttgtgaaaattttcattgtttaccgtttttacaaTAAAGAGTGGCGTTgaaagcacatattaaattaaagattgcaaagaacaaaaatacaccaaatccgttaaaatgtagtgttttcactttattcTTTACGCGAAATATGttgataaataattatgttggtagAAGAAACTGTGCTGAGCAATGTCGTTTCTGTTCGCATGACTAATATCTAGGTTACtttgacctggcagccaaagtaccggcactacaagtgtcaaaccgttGTTGTTGATGGAATTAAACATGCTCTATACAACacgatgcataaattatggccaattgttgaagcataatttggcaaaataatttaaatgactacagcgcgaCTATTGTTCtatagtacttatgcttctactgttagtgccgtcggcattcgcttGATTGGAGGCAACAAATATTTGACAGCTTGACACCCGCCTAACTTGGTCTGACCACCTCCCCGCCCCTTTTGCGTTACGTGATTTGTGTACGGACCTGTGTGGCAACTGTGGAAAAACTTTTACCACCCCTGTGAGTTGTGTCacgcacaatttttttttctcacaacacaaacaaaaacaaattcataCTGTAATGGCTGCTTAGGCTTCCAGGTCCGATTTTTATAATTTGCAGTGAAACTTGCGTACATATTTGTGGTACAgagtataaaaatatatttccaaGCAGCACACCACCGAGATGACTTCCGCGTTATATTTGGAGCATTACTTGGATGGTGAGTACCTAAATCAAATATGTAATACGGAAGTGATTCTAACAAACTTTCTAGGGTTAGAGCATCTGCCAAACGAGCTGAAACGAAATTTCACGCTTATGCGAGATTTGGACTCCCGAGCTCAGGTGCTGATGAAATCGATCGATGAAAAAGCAAATGAATTCATGAAGCAGTTGGTCAACTCTAAGGAGAACTTTCCCGACGATGTGAAGAAGGAGAAATTGCGGGCAATTCAGGAGCTCTTCAACAAGGCCAAGGAGTTCGGAGACGACAAGGTGCAGCTCGCCATTCAGACGTACGAGTTGGTGGACAAGCACATTCGGCGGTTGGATTCGGACTTGGCTCGCTTCGAGGGCGAAATCCAGGATAAGACGCTGAACGCTCGTGAGAAATCCGAGGAAACGGTCACGAAAAAGGGCGGTCGCAAAAAGGTGAAGGATGCGAAGAGTTCCGCCAAGAAGAAGCGGGCCCATTCCTCGGAGGACGAGGGTCGTGCCGCAGGCGTCAGTGGTGCCGGTGCTAGTGGCAATGCCGCTGGAAATACGAGCGCAAACGGTAAAGGCAAAAACACCAAGAAGCAGAAGGTAAATCAAGAAGAGAAGGGACGCAAAGGTAATAAGGTAGGATCATCGTTTCATCTCTCATTTTGTATACAAtatctttattttaaaatcttatCTCGTACTTTATTTATAACGAAAGGAGTTCTAATGATTCGTAAAAGTGCATCTTACTTCTAAATTGCCAAATTTGCATTTCTAGTCACCACTGCTtttcaaataatgaaaatctACGTTTGTGCATCCAAAAACTTCCTTTGCACAACATTAGAACTCTTATTTTTTCCAATTGTTTAATGCAGTAGATGTTTGGAtatgtttttgatatttttatggcAAGGAGACTTAGTGTATTtagctttttattttatttttaaagcgTCCGGCATATTTTGGCATatccaaaaatattatttttcaaaacttcCGGTAATTGCTGGAGAACTCTGTTACATTGTCAGAAAATGCATGTAAATAGTCGACGGATTCAATAAATATTAATCCACCAAGACATGGTTTAGAATCGtcaatttgagttttgtgaGTATTAGCGAGCTAACATCATCTTCACTCATACTTCATTGTTTAAGCTTTTCACCATGAGTGCCATAGCcatcaaaattgtattaaatttAGTTGCTAACATCATTGCATGACTGTGTTATTGTATTTTGAGCCTTTCCTAATTGTTCGCCTTTCTATTGATTTATACCGATCAGCAGAAAAACGCAGAACTGGATGACAGCGCCCAGGATGGTGGGCACGGAACTCCTCATCCTAGCGATGTCCTTGATATGCCAGTCGATCCGAACGAGCCCACATATTGCTTGTGCCACCAGGTATCCTACGGTGAAATGATTGGTTGCGATAATCCAGATGTACGTATCAGACCTTCCTTGTGTCAGAGGCATGGATttagaatttattttcaattttgcagTGTCCCATTGAGTGGTTCCATTTTGCTTGCGTCGGGCTTACCACCAAGCCGAAAGGTAAGTGGTTTTGTCCCAAGTGCTCACAGGATCGGAAGAAGAAATAGATGGTACCCAGAGAGCTACCGTGAACGAACGAAGCGAAGCAACTGCTTCGTGGAGATGTTTGTAATGTCGAACACTGTGCGTGAATTGCTAGAGACGAAAGTTTGTCGATGAGATATCTACATATTTGGATGTGATTGATCGTTTTGGATATGAATGTACGAGAATAAAAtagtattattgatatatttgaatcttgataaattttcaatcgacTACATTCTAACATCTAAGCTTTATTTAGAGAAATATCCTTTTCATTGTATCATATAATAGATTGAGCATATTTATCGTTATTTTGTGAAaagctgaataaataaaaatattcgtgTTGCTGTTAGACACTAGTGGAACTATCCTAAGATATAGAGCACACCACCATCATGAATGATCCGGTGGCTTAAATTGACACTTCTTTGCGTGGGTTCTCATGTTGCTTGATTGTGTGAACGTTTGACCACAATTCGGATGCGGGCATTTGTACGGCTTATAGCCAGTGTGGTAGTTGAGATGCGTCTTCAAGTGATGCTTTTTGGTAAAAGCCTTCGGACAAATTGGGCACGCAAAGGGTTTGATGCCAGAGTGCAACCGGTGATGCAGGGTCATATTGCTTCGGTCGGCAAAACTTTTCCCGCACACAGAACACTAAAAGAATGAAGATGTGATTAATCGTTCAACTTAAATAGAAAGAAAGAACATTTTACCTGATAGGGTTTTTCACCAGAGTGCGTTCGCAAATGCTGTTTCAAGAGCATTTTTCTAGAGAATCGCTTTCCACATTCGTTGCATTTGTGCGGTTTCACACCTAAATATGACAAATAGTTACTTCTAGTCAAATTCTATAGTAGGTATATAACATGCCCTTACCCGTATGAATCCGAACGTGCATGTTGAAGGCAACTCGCTGATTGAACGATTTCGGGCAATGTGGGCAGGCATATTCCTTCTTGTTGCGATGGATCTTCAGATGACTGCTAAGGTAGCCTTTGTCGTTGAATACCTTTCCGCACTCAGGGCATTTGGCTGCAAATTCCTTGGTCCCGCGATGCACGGAGACGTGATATTTATAGTTTCGCAACTGGGAGAATCCTTTACCACATTCTTCGCACTCAAAGCGAGGTGACTTATGCGTTTTTTCATGGGTCTGTAAACGAggaaataaatacataaatgattcataatggGAAAACTAATTGCAAGAAAATCTACTAAACGGTTTTCAAAATGTTCcaaatt comes from Armigeres subalbatus isolate Guangzhou_Male chromosome 2, GZ_Asu_2, whole genome shotgun sequence and encodes:
- the LOC134212296 gene encoding inhibitor of growth protein 4 isoform X3 is translated as MTSALYLEHYLDGLEHLPNELKRNFTLMRDLDSRAQVLMKSIDEKANEFMKQLVNSKENFPDDVKKEKLRAIQELFNKAKEFGDDKVQLAIQTYELVDKHIRRLDSDLARFEGEIQDKTLNAREKSEETVTKKGGRKKVKDAKSSAKKKRAHSSEDEGRAAGVSGAGASGNAAGNTSANGKGKNTKKQKQKNAELDDSAQDGGHGTPHPSDVLDMPVDPNEPTYCLCHQVSYGEMIGCDNPDCPIEWFHFACVGLTTKPKGKWFCPKCSQDRKKK
- the LOC134212296 gene encoding inhibitor of growth protein 4 isoform X4; this translates as MTSALYLEHYLDGLEHLPNELKRNFTLMRDLDSRAQVLMKSIDEKANEFMKQLVNSKENFPDDVKKEKLRAIQELFNKAKEFGDDKVQLAIQTYELVDKHIRRLDSDLARFEGEIQDKTLNAREKSEETVTKKGGRKKVKDAKSSAKKKRAHSSEDEGRAAGVSGAGASGNAAGNTSANGKGKNTKKQKKNAELDDSAQDGGHGTPHPSDVLDMPVDPNEPTYCLCHQVSYGEMIGCDNPDCPIEWFHFACVGLTTKPKGKWFCPKCSQDRKKK
- the LOC134212296 gene encoding inhibitor of growth protein 4 isoform X2; this encodes MTSALYLEHYLDGLEHLPNELKRNFTLMRDLDSRAQVLMKSIDEKANEFMKQLVNSKENFPDDVKKEKLRAIQELFNKAKEFGDDKVQLAIQTYELVDKHIRRLDSDLARFEGEIQDKTLNAREKSEETVTKKGGRKKVKDAKSSAKKKRAHSSEDEGRAAGVSGAGASGNAAGNTSANGKGKNTKKQKVNQEEKGRKGNKKNAELDDSAQDGGHGTPHPSDVLDMPVDPNEPTYCLCHQVSYGEMIGCDNPDCPIEWFHFACVGLTTKPKGKWFCPKCSQDRKKK
- the LOC134212296 gene encoding inhibitor of growth protein 4 isoform X1; the protein is MTSALYLEHYLDGLEHLPNELKRNFTLMRDLDSRAQVLMKSIDEKANEFMKQLVNSKENFPDDVKKEKLRAIQELFNKAKEFGDDKVQLAIQTYELVDKHIRRLDSDLARFEGEIQDKTLNAREKSEETVTKKGGRKKVKDAKSSAKKKRAHSSEDEGRAAGVSGAGASGNAAGNTSANGKGKNTKKQKVNQEEKGRKGNKQKNAELDDSAQDGGHGTPHPSDVLDMPVDPNEPTYCLCHQVSYGEMIGCDNPDCPIEWFHFACVGLTTKPKGKWFCPKCSQDRKKK